The Staphylococcus sp. KG4-3 genome has a window encoding:
- a CDS encoding FeoB-associated Cys-rich membrane protein: MTILINIIVFFAIFSYTVYTLTRFINRSKSGKCNSCGSKDGCITERRKN; the protein is encoded by the coding sequence ATGACTATTTTAATTAATATTATTGTATTTTTCGCAATATTTAGCTATACAGTATATACACTCACTAGATTTATTAACAGATCCAAATCTGGAAAGTGTAACTCTTGTGGTTCAAAAGACGGCTGTATAACTGAACGTAGAAAAAACTAA
- a CDS encoding aldo/keto reductase, which translates to MQNITFNNGNTMPQLGLGVFRVENDDTAKNAVKHAIINGYRSIDAALVYANEEMVGQGVQEGIEAAGINREDLFITSKLWLNHYGKDNVKDGYETSLNNLGLDYLDLYLIHWPGTNESLMLETWEGMEALYDEGKVKNIGVSNFTIEQLELLEAKTTIKPVINQVEFHPYFTQEPLRKYLASASIQMESWSPLMNAEILTDETINAIADETGKSPAQIVIRWNIEHGVVTIPKSVTPHRIEENINVFDFSLTEAQINRIDALNQDKRIGPNPVEFNG; encoded by the coding sequence ATGCAAAATATAACTTTTAATAATGGCAATACAATGCCACAACTTGGCTTAGGCGTCTTTAGAGTAGAAAATGATGATACAGCGAAAAATGCAGTAAAGCATGCAATCATTAACGGATATCGTAGTATTGATGCAGCGTTAGTTTATGCTAATGAAGAAATGGTTGGACAAGGTGTACAAGAAGGTATAGAAGCCGCAGGTATTAATAGAGAAGATTTATTTATCACATCTAAATTATGGTTAAATCACTATGGTAAAGATAACGTGAAAGATGGCTATGAAACGTCATTAAATAATCTTGGCTTAGATTACTTAGACCTATACCTTATTCACTGGCCAGGTACAAACGAATCACTCATGTTAGAAACTTGGGAAGGTATGGAAGCACTATATGATGAGGGCAAAGTTAAAAATATTGGTGTTAGTAACTTTACAATTGAACAATTAGAGTTGCTAGAAGCGAAAACGACTATTAAACCAGTTATTAACCAAGTAGAATTTCACCCATACTTTACTCAAGAACCGTTAAGAAAATATTTAGCTTCAGCATCTATTCAAATGGAATCTTGGTCACCTTTAATGAATGCTGAAATCCTTACAGATGAGACAATAAATGCTATAGCTGACGAAACTGGAAAATCTCCTGCACAAATTGTAATCAGATGGAACATTGAGCATGGTGTTGTTACAATTCCTAAATCTGTGACGCCACATAGAATTGAAGAAAATATAAATGTTTTTGACTTTTCATTAACTGAAGCACAAATTAATCGTATTGATGCTTTAAACCAAGATAAAAGAATTGGTCCAAATCCTGTAGAATTTAATGGATAA
- a CDS encoding SDR family oxidoreductase, translating to MNLTEFHNQIRGYTQDRQPGIESQMDPRPISEFEEYKAGGKLEGKVALITGGDSGIGRSVAILFAREGANIAIGYYDEEKDAEEVIGIIRSLGRSVKAYSHDLKNVEDSKKLVEDVVNDFDGLNILVNNGGIQYPKDEFQDITPEQVKGTFETNIFGMIFLSQAALPHLTSGDTIINTTSVTAYNGSAELIDYSATKGAIVAFTRSLATTLIEKGIRVNAVAPGPIYTPLIPASFSKSKVETHGGNTPMGRRGQPAELAPAYVFLASLTDSSYVTGQVIHVNGGGYMTS from the coding sequence ATGAATTTAACTGAATTTCATAATCAGATTAGAGGTTATACACAAGATAGACAACCAGGCATTGAGAGCCAAATGGACCCTAGACCTATTAGCGAATTTGAAGAATATAAGGCTGGTGGTAAATTGGAAGGGAAAGTGGCACTTATCACTGGAGGAGATTCAGGCATAGGACGTTCTGTCGCCATTTTATTTGCTAGAGAAGGAGCTAATATAGCAATTGGTTATTATGATGAAGAAAAAGACGCTGAAGAAGTTATAGGAATAATAAGATCATTAGGAAGATCTGTTAAAGCTTATAGCCATGACTTAAAAAACGTTGAGGATTCAAAAAAGTTAGTTGAAGATGTTGTTAATGATTTTGATGGCTTAAATATTTTAGTGAATAATGGTGGAATACAATATCCAAAAGATGAATTTCAAGATATAACCCCTGAGCAAGTAAAGGGAACATTTGAAACTAATATCTTCGGTATGATATTTCTTTCTCAAGCAGCACTACCACATTTAACTTCAGGAGATACAATCATTAATACAACAAGCGTAACAGCATATAATGGATCAGCTGAATTAATAGATTATTCCGCAACGAAGGGTGCAATTGTTGCTTTTACACGTTCTTTAGCTACAACTTTAATTGAGAAAGGTATTCGTGTTAATGCTGTTGCACCTGGACCAATTTATACGCCATTAATACCTGCTTCTTTCAGTAAAAGCAAAGTAGAAACTCATGGTGGTAATACACCTATGGGTAGACGTGGACAGCCTGCTGAATTAGCACCTGCTTATGTATTCTTAGCTAGCTTAACAGATAGTTCTTATGTAACTGGCCAAGTCATCCATGTGAATGGCGGTGGGTATATGACTTCATAA
- a CDS encoding ABC transporter substrate-binding protein: protein MKQLVSFIILAVLLLSACSNESKSNEEESTKSYTLGSGKKVDIPKHPKRIAVVANTYAGGIKYLGGNIIGVTKDIEKSNVLKDKFKNTAKLNENDVEKVAKLKPDLIIVDTTDKNIKKYKKIAATLPIEYGNKDYLDTQIELGKILGKEKEAKDWVEKWKAQTAKDSKEIKRHIGENATVSIFDDFSKTIYAFGPEWGRGGEVLYQAFDLNMPTPLEKEVKKDGWKELSQEQLPKYAGDYIITMSEGKAQPEFEKTNMWQQIPAVKNNHIIKVKAETYWYNDPYSLAFQRKELKNNLMK from the coding sequence ATGAAGCAATTAGTAAGTTTTATTATTTTAGCAGTACTGCTGCTCTCAGCGTGTAGTAACGAGTCAAAATCTAATGAGGAAGAAAGTACGAAAAGTTATACTTTAGGCAGTGGTAAGAAAGTTGATATCCCGAAACATCCAAAGCGTATTGCAGTTGTGGCTAATACATATGCAGGTGGCATAAAATATTTAGGCGGCAATATTATAGGTGTTACTAAAGATATAGAAAAGAGTAATGTTCTAAAAGATAAATTTAAAAATACTGCCAAGCTAAATGAAAACGATGTGGAAAAAGTTGCAAAACTTAAGCCAGATTTAATTATTGTTGATACTACTGATAAAAACATTAAAAAATATAAAAAAATTGCTGCAACATTACCAATCGAATATGGTAATAAGGATTATTTAGATACACAAATTGAATTAGGTAAGATACTTGGTAAGGAGAAAGAAGCTAAAGACTGGGTGGAAAAATGGAAAGCTCAAACTGCTAAAGATTCTAAAGAAATCAAAAGGCATATAGGAGAAAACGCAACAGTTTCAATTTTTGATGATTTTAGCAAAACTATCTATGCATTTGGCCCAGAGTGGGGGCGTGGTGGAGAAGTGTTATATCAAGCATTTGATTTAAATATGCCTACTCCCTTAGAAAAAGAAGTCAAAAAAGATGGTTGGAAAGAATTATCACAAGAACAACTACCGAAGTATGCTGGCGACTATATTATCACGATGAGTGAAGGTAAAGCTCAACCAGAATTTGAAAAAACAAACATGTGGCAACAAATTCCTGCTGTTAAAAATAATCATATTATTAAAGTAAAAGCCGAGACGTATTGGTACAATGATCCGTATTCATTAGCATTTCAAAGAAAAGAACTAAAAAATAATTTAATGAAATAA
- a CDS encoding APC family permease, whose product MNLIHRILRKEDVSRYQNKDAHLERTLRVKDFLALGVGTIVSTAIFTLPGVVAADHTGPSVSLSFLVAAIVAAMVAFVYAEMATVMPFAGSAYTWISILFGEFFGWIVGWALIAEYLIAVSFVASGFSANLRGLLDPFHISLPNSLSNSLGTDGGVIDLIAAIVVVITALLLSRGTSETARVQNILVVLKVLAIFLFIIVGLSVIDIGHYVPFIPEYKETAAGAFGGWQGIYAGSSVIFVAYIGFDSIAANSGEAINPQKTMPRGILGSLLIAVTLFVIVALVLVGMFDYSEYKNNAEPVGWALRTSGHGTIAIIVQAISVIGMFTALIGMMLAGSRLLYSFGRDGILPSWLGKLNNKNLPNRALVVLSIVAVIVGSVFPFGFLAQLITAGTLVAFMFVTVGIFALRKREGKDLPLPAFKLPLYPVMPILIFICVFAVFWGLSGQAKFYTLIWFVIGILYYLFYIIKTNGQQK is encoded by the coding sequence ATGAATCTGATACATAGAATACTACGTAAAGAAGATGTATCGCGCTATCAAAATAAAGATGCGCACTTAGAACGTACACTTCGCGTTAAGGACTTTTTAGCATTAGGTGTTGGGACAATAGTTTCAACTGCTATTTTTACATTGCCAGGGGTTGTGGCTGCGGATCATACGGGGCCTTCCGTCAGTCTATCCTTTTTAGTTGCAGCAATTGTAGCAGCTATGGTTGCATTTGTATATGCTGAAATGGCAACAGTAATGCCTTTTGCAGGCTCTGCATATACTTGGATTAGTATATTATTTGGAGAATTTTTTGGTTGGATTGTTGGTTGGGCATTAATCGCTGAATATTTAATTGCAGTTTCCTTTGTAGCCTCTGGTTTTTCGGCAAATTTAAGAGGGCTGTTAGACCCCTTCCATATTTCACTACCTAATTCACTTTCTAATTCATTAGGTACTGATGGTGGGGTAATAGACTTGATAGCAGCAATTGTGGTTGTTATTACTGCTTTATTATTGTCTAGAGGTACTTCAGAAACAGCACGAGTACAGAATATATTAGTCGTGTTAAAAGTGCTAGCAATTTTCCTATTTATAATAGTAGGTTTGTCTGTAATAGATATAGGACATTATGTACCATTTATTCCTGAATATAAAGAAACTGCAGCAGGTGCTTTCGGTGGTTGGCAGGGAATTTATGCAGGTAGTTCTGTTATATTTGTTGCTTACATTGGTTTTGATTCTATCGCTGCTAATTCTGGTGAAGCTATTAATCCTCAAAAAACGATGCCTAGAGGGATTTTAGGATCATTACTAATTGCCGTGACATTATTTGTCATTGTAGCATTAGTGCTAGTTGGTATGTTTGATTATAGTGAATATAAAAACAATGCTGAACCAGTTGGATGGGCATTACGTACAAGCGGTCATGGTACGATTGCAATTATTGTACAAGCTATTTCTGTCATTGGTATGTTTACTGCGTTAATTGGAATGATGTTAGCTGGTTCGCGCTTACTTTACTCATTTGGTAGAGATGGAATCCTTCCATCTTGGTTAGGTAAATTGAACAATAAAAACTTGCCAAATCGCGCTTTAGTCGTATTATCTATCGTTGCAGTAATTGTTGGATCTGTATTCCCATTTGGGTTCTTGGCTCAATTAATTACAGCAGGAACGTTAGTAGCCTTTATGTTTGTAACAGTGGGTATTTTTGCTTTACGTAAACGAGAAGGTAAAGATTTGCCATTACCAGCATTTAAATTACCTTTGTATCCTGTTATGCCAATACTTATCTTTATTTGTGTATTTGCAGTATTTTGGGGTTTAAGTGGACAAGCTAAATTCTATACATTGATTTGGTTTGTCATCGGTATATTATACTACCTGTTCTATATTATTAAGACGAATGGACAGCAAAAATAG
- a CDS encoding SDR family NAD(P)-dependent oxidoreductase, producing the protein MDNKHYIITGGTSGLGYSIVKTLLNKGCKVTILSRDLYKFNQIELFKNNKNVQSLECDLLNVEDLTLLEDKLSHDIDGFIHCAGLSYIENMSSISIEKMNEIYKINTINFSILLNVLRKFFVEEPTIVGISSFASLITDKGTGHYGASKAAFTQILNTLRMEEPNYHVLVVNPGPIDTPFLKKADIHGLYKNMNKTFILNSDKLAETIVKGIQKKKRK; encoded by the coding sequence GTGGATAATAAGCATTATATTATTACTGGGGGAACAAGTGGTTTAGGTTACTCTATCGTAAAAACATTGCTTAACAAAGGATGTAAAGTTACTATTCTATCCCGAGATTTATATAAATTTAACCAAATTGAATTATTTAAAAATAACAAAAATGTTCAATCTTTAGAATGTGATTTATTAAATGTTGAAGATTTAACATTATTAGAGGATAAATTAAGCCATGATATAGATGGTTTTATACATTGTGCAGGTTTGAGTTATATAGAAAATATGTCTTCAATCTCTATAGAGAAAATGAATGAAATTTATAAAATTAATACGATTAATTTTTCTATTTTATTGAATGTTTTACGAAAGTTTTTTGTTGAAGAACCAACAATTGTAGGGATTTCTAGCTTTGCTTCACTAATAACAGATAAAGGTACTGGTCATTACGGAGCTTCAAAAGCGGCATTTACTCAAATATTAAATACTTTGAGAATGGAAGAGCCTAATTACCATGTTCTTGTAGTAAATCCAGGACCAATAGACACTCCTTTTTTAAAGAAAGCTGATATACATGGACTATATAAAAACATGAATAAAACATTTATATTAAATTCTGATAAATTGGCAGAAACTATAGTAAAAGGTATTCAAAAGAAAAAGAGGAAATAA
- a CDS encoding MerR family transcriptional regulator, whose amino-acid sequence MTYTVSQLAELSGVSNRTLRYYDQIGLLKPARINESGYRIYEQEEVDTLQQIVFYRELEISLDEIKEIIQQPTFNRMKALENHYYNLKQQRERLDKIIQTVKKTIANNKGEIIMQDREKFEGFKEKAIKENETKYGREIRMQYGDDLIDQSNKKFKDMTQADYDAWKDLEKEIIDLLSEAYQTGNPASELAQLLAAKHKDWLMYTWPEYSKEAHAGLAEMYVNDATFTDYYDKHVEGGTQFLKDAILVFVDEV is encoded by the coding sequence ATGACATATACAGTAAGTCAATTAGCTGAACTATCAGGCGTAAGTAATAGAACTTTACGTTATTATGATCAAATAGGTTTACTTAAGCCAGCTAGAATTAATGAATCTGGATATCGTATATATGAACAAGAAGAAGTCGATACACTGCAACAAATCGTATTTTACCGTGAGTTAGAGATCAGTTTAGACGAAATTAAAGAGATTATTCAACAACCAACATTTAATAGAATGAAAGCTTTAGAAAACCATTATTATAACTTAAAACAACAACGTGAACGCCTTGATAAAATCATTCAAACAGTTAAAAAAACTATTGCTAATAATAAAGGGGAAATTATCATGCAAGATAGAGAAAAATTTGAAGGATTCAAAGAAAAAGCTATTAAAGAAAATGAAACGAAATATGGAAGAGAAATCAGAATGCAGTATGGAGATGATCTTATAGATCAAAGTAATAAAAAATTTAAAGATATGACACAAGCAGATTACGATGCTTGGAAAGATTTAGAAAAAGAAATTATTGATTTGCTATCTGAAGCGTATCAAACAGGTAACCCAGCTTCTGAACTTGCCCAATTATTAGCGGCAAAACACAAAGATTGGCTCATGTACACATGGCCTGAATACTCTAAAGAAGCTCATGCTGGACTAGCAGAAATGTATGTTAATGATGCTACTTTTACTGACTACTATGATAAGCATGTTGAAGGCGGTACACAATTTCTTAAGGATGCTATTTTAGTATTTGTTGATGAAGTATAA
- the feoB gene encoding ferrous iron transport protein B codes for MANSFCILGNPNVGKTSLFNALTGTYEYVGNWSGVTVEKKVGRLKDNAGNLIDLPGIYELSPISKDETVVTDYLLKNEFSGMINIVDASQLQRNLQLTVQLLELGAPIIIGLNMIDVAAKRGIHINQETLMKKLKVPLLPIIARNGKGTKNLLNALNDPHLSRNSPLHINYGEAIENTIQNISEQLLKYSNFDRHLLRFIAIQFLLDNIKIYELLDKNLITRIEPLRQKLAASQSIDIRAVILQKRNAYIDNLLNDVVEYPDEERQYFSSRLDKLLTHKFLGIPIFLGIMWLIFQITFTWVGTPLSDQLDEFIGGRLTDTVKSAMESISLVPFLQDLITDGVIAGVGAVIVFIPQIMVLFFFISLLEDSGYMARIAVLMDRIMETFGLSGKSFIPMIIGFGCNVPSIMATRSIESEKERLTTILIAPFMSCSARLPVYALFVGVFFAQHQALIVLSLYILGIVVALATSIILTKTLLKNDDSVFIVELPTYRMPSIKTLWRSTWEKAKGFVKKAGTFIFGGSVVIWLLNYTGPSGFNVDVNDSFLHAIGSFFAIFIAPLGFGTWQAGATLIPGFLAKEVIVSSMAIIYASDESGLVNIIQEQFTPLSAYAFMIFILLYIPCLSTVATIRKETYSLKWTVLAVAYPLIAAYVLSFIFYQVGHLFI; via the coding sequence ATGGCTAATAGTTTCTGTATTTTAGGAAACCCTAATGTAGGGAAAACCTCATTATTTAACGCATTAACTGGCACATACGAATATGTAGGTAACTGGAGCGGAGTCACTGTCGAGAAGAAGGTAGGGCGTCTTAAAGATAATGCTGGAAATCTCATTGATTTACCAGGCATATATGAATTATCTCCTATTTCAAAAGATGAGACGGTAGTTACTGACTACTTATTAAAAAATGAATTTTCTGGCATGATTAATATAGTTGATGCTAGCCAATTACAACGAAATTTACAATTAACCGTTCAATTACTGGAACTTGGTGCACCAATAATTATAGGGCTAAATATGATTGATGTTGCTGCGAAACGTGGTATTCATATTAATCAAGAGACACTCATGAAAAAATTAAAAGTACCTTTACTTCCTATTATCGCTAGAAATGGCAAAGGTACTAAAAATTTATTAAATGCACTAAACGATCCACATCTATCTAGAAATTCCCCATTACATATTAATTATGGTGAAGCTATAGAAAACACAATTCAAAACATATCAGAACAGCTTTTGAAGTACAGTAATTTCGACAGACACTTATTACGCTTTATCGCCATACAATTTTTGTTAGATAACATAAAAATCTATGAACTTCTTGATAAAAATTTAATTACTCGAATTGAACCTTTACGCCAAAAGCTAGCCGCTTCTCAATCCATTGATATTCGAGCAGTAATCCTGCAAAAACGAAACGCTTATATAGATAATTTGTTAAACGATGTCGTGGAATATCCTGATGAAGAACGACAATATTTTTCATCACGTTTAGATAAATTATTAACGCACAAATTTCTTGGTATTCCTATATTCCTAGGTATTATGTGGTTGATATTTCAAATCACATTTACTTGGGTCGGTACACCACTATCAGATCAACTTGATGAATTTATTGGGGGAAGACTGACCGACACTGTTAAATCCGCAATGGAAAGCATTAGTTTAGTGCCATTTCTACAGGATTTAATCACGGATGGCGTTATCGCCGGCGTAGGTGCAGTCATAGTATTTATACCTCAAATCATGGTACTTTTCTTCTTTATTTCATTGCTAGAAGACTCTGGATATATGGCACGTATCGCTGTACTCATGGATAGAATTATGGAAACCTTTGGATTAAGTGGTAAATCATTTATTCCTATGATTATAGGGTTTGGCTGTAATGTACCTAGTATCATGGCTACACGTAGTATCGAAAGTGAAAAAGAACGACTTACAACAATTTTAATTGCACCTTTTATGTCCTGTTCTGCACGTCTCCCGGTTTATGCTTTATTTGTTGGTGTATTCTTCGCACAACATCAGGCTTTGATTGTATTAAGTCTTTATATCCTTGGCATCGTTGTAGCATTGGCTACGAGTATAATCTTGACTAAGACTTTATTGAAAAATGATGACTCTGTGTTCATAGTAGAATTACCAACATACCGCATGCCATCTATCAAGACATTGTGGCGAAGCACATGGGAAAAAGCTAAAGGGTTTGTAAAAAAAGCAGGCACATTTATTTTTGGGGGTTCTGTTGTTATTTGGTTATTAAACTACACTGGACCTAGTGGGTTTAATGTAGACGTCAATGATAGTTTTTTACATGCAATTGGTAGCTTCTTTGCCATTTTCATAGCACCATTAGGCTTTGGTACGTGGCAAGCTGGTGCAACTTTAATTCCTGGATTCCTTGCAAAAGAAGTCATTGTCAGTTCAATGGCAATTATTTATGCTTCCGATGAGTCAGGATTAGTCAATATTATCCAAGAGCAATTCACACCATTATCTGCATATGCATTTATGATATTTATATTATTGTATATACCATGTTTATCAACCGTAGCAACTATTCGAAAAGAAACTTATTCACTTAAATGGACTGTACTAGCAGTTGCGTATCCTCTAATTGCTGCCTATGTATTATCGTTCATTTTCTATCAAGTTGGACATCTATTTATTTGA
- a CDS encoding FeoA domain-containing protein, producing the protein MLNLKTGILDKNYKIKGIEIKNKHMTQRLNALGLTPGSKLKIKQKCLFSGPCILEINGQNLSIRGCDACHILLEEAHG; encoded by the coding sequence ATGTTGAATTTAAAGACTGGTATTTTAGACAAAAATTATAAAATCAAAGGTATAGAAATTAAAAACAAGCACATGACCCAACGTCTTAATGCTTTAGGTTTAACCCCTGGATCGAAATTAAAGATTAAACAAAAATGCTTATTTAGTGGCCCTTGTATTCTAGAAATAAATGGTCAAAATTTAAGTATCCGTGGTTGTGATGCATGTCATATTTTACTAGAGGAAGCCCATGGCTAA